The Salvelinus alpinus chromosome 14, SLU_Salpinus.1, whole genome shotgun sequence genomic sequence CTcccgcacggcaaacggtaccagagcgccaaggctccttaacagcttctactcccaagccataagactgctgaacaattaatgaaatggctacccggactatttgcactgCCACTgatgctactcactgtttattatctatgcataatcactttacccctacctacaagtacatattacctcaattaccttgactaaactGTACACCCGCACATTGTCTCGGTACCGGTCTCCCCTGTACATagtcttgttattgttattttattgtaacTTTTTTTACTTtcatttattttgtaaatattctcttaactcttattttcttaaaactgcattgttggttaacttgtaagtaatcatttcacggtaaggtctacacaaatcaaatcaaatgttattggtcacatacacatggttaaatcaaatcaaatcaaatttattagtcacatacacatggttagcagatgttaatgcgagtgtagcgaaatgcttgtgcttctagttccgacaatgcagtaataacaacaagtaatctaacctaacaattccgcaactactaccttatacacgcaagtgtaaagggataaagaatatgtacataaagatatatgaatgagtgatggtacagacggcataggcaaggtgcagtagatggtatagagtacggtatatacctatgagatgagtactgtagggtatgtaaacataaagtggcatagtttaaagtggctagtggtccatgtattacataagatggcaagatgcagtagatgatatagagtacagtatatacatatacataagagatgtgtaatgtagggtatgtaaacattatattaggtggcattgtttaaagtggctggtggtacatttttacataatttccatcaattcccatttttaaggtggctggagctgagtcagtttgttggcagcggccgctaaatgttagtggtggctgtttaacagtctgatggccttgagatagaagctgtttttcagtctctcggtccctgcttggatgcacctgtactgacctcgccttctggatgatagcggggtgaacaggtagtggcttgggtggttgttgtccttgatgatctttatggccttcctgtgacatcgggtggtgtaggtgtcctggagggcaggtagtttgccccgggtgatgcgttctgccgacctcactaccctctggagagccttacggttgtgtgcggagcagttgccgtaccaggcggtgatacagcccgacaggatgctctcgattgtgcatctgtagaagtttgtgagtgcttttggtgacaagccgaatttcttcagcctcctgaggttgaagaggcgctgctgcgccttcttcacaacgctgtctgtgtgggtggaccaattcagtttgtccgtgatgtgtacaccgaggaacttaaaactttccaccttctccactactgacccgtcgatgtggataggggggagctccctctgctgtttcctgaagtccacaatcatctcctttgttttgttgacgttgagtgtgaggttattttcctgacaccacactccgagggccctcacctcctccctgtaggccgtctcgtcgttgttggtaatcaagcctaccactgtagtgtcgtccgcaaacttgatgattgagttggaggcgtgcatggccacgcagtcgtgggtgaacagggagtacaggagagggctcagaacgcacccttgtggggccccagtgttgaggatcagcggggtggagatgttgttacctaccctcaccacctgggggcggcccgtcaggaagtccaggacccagttgcacagggcggggtcgaggcccagggtctcgagcttgatgacgagtttggagggtactatggtgttaaatgctgagctgtagtcgatgaacagcattctcacataggtattcctcttgtccagatgggttagggcagtgtgcagtgtggttgcgattgcgtcgtctgtggacctattgggtcggtaagcaaattggagtgggtctagggtgtccggtagggtggaggtgatatggtccttgactagtctctcaaagcacttcatgatgacggaagtgagtgctacggggcggtagtcgtttagctcagttaccttagctttcttgggaacaggaacaatggtggccctcttgaagcatgtgggaacagcagactgggctaaggattgattgaatatgtccgtaaacacaccagccagctggtctgcgcatgctctgaggacgcggctgggaatgccgtctgggcctgcagccttgcgagggttaacacgtttaaatgttttactcacctcggctgcagtgaaggagagcccgcaggttttggtagtgggccttgtcagtggcactgtattatcctcaaagcgggcaaaaaaggtatttagcctgtctgggagcaagacatcctggtccgcgacggggctgcttttctttttgtaatccgtgatagactgtagaccctgccacataccccttgtgtctgagctgttgaattgcgattcaattttgtctctgtactgggacttagcctgtttgatagccttgcggagagaatagctacactgtgtgtattcggtcatgtttccggtcaccttgccctggttaaaagcagtggttcgcgctttcagtttcacgcgaatgctgccgttaatccacggtttctggtttgggaatgttttaatcgttgctctgggtacgacatcgtcaatgcacttcctaatgaactcgctcaccgaatctgcatattcatcattgttgttgttggacgccgtgcggaacatattccaatccgcgtgatcaaagcagtcttgaagcgtggattcagattggtcggaccagcgttgaacagacctgagcgtgggagcttgtagttttaatttctgtttgtaggctggaatcaacaaaatggagtcgtggtcagcttttccgaaaggagggcgggggagggccttatatgcgtcgcggaagttagtataacaatggtccagagttctgccagccctggtcggacaatcgatgtgctgatagaatttagggagttttgtttttagattagccttgttaaaatccccagctacgatgaatgcagcctcagggtgtgtggtttccagtttacagagagtcagatagagttcgttcagggccatcgatgtgtctgcttgggggggaatatatacggctgtgattatgaccgaagtgaattcccttggtagataatgcggtctacatttgattgtgaggagttctagatcaggtgaacagaatgactttagttcctgagtgttgttatgatggtcacaccacgtctcgttaatcatgaggcatacccccccgcccctcttcttaccagaaagatgtatgtttctgtctgcgcgatgcgtgaagaaaccagctggctgcaccgactccgttagcgtcttttcagttagccatgtttccgtgaagcagagcacgttgcaatccctgatgtctctctcgaatgttacccgtgctcggatttcatcgaccttattctcaagagactggacattggcgagtagtatgctagggagtggagcgcgatgtgctcgtctccgaagcctgaccaggagaccgctacgtttgcccctttttcggcgtcgtgtagcttcgccggctgggatcaggtccattgtattgggtggaaggcaagacactggatccgtttcgggaaagtcatattcctggtaggaagggtggttagttgacgttaatcgtatattcagtagttcctcccggctgtatgtaatgaaacttaagatcacccggggtaccaatgtaagaaataacacatagaaaaacaaaatactgcatattttccaaggaacgcgaagcgaggcagccatcctgttcggcgccggaagtaacgccagaggttagcagatgttaatgcgagtgtagcgaaattcttgtacttctagttccgacagtgcagtaatatctaacaagtaatctaacaaattcacaacaactaccttatacacacaatgtaaggggatggaataagaatatgtacatattatatatatatatatatatacactgctcaaaaaaataaagggaacacttaaacaacacaatgtaactccaagtcaatcacacttctgtgaaatcaaactgtccacttaggaagcaacactgattgacaataaatttcacatgctgttgtgcaaatggaatagacaaaaggtggaaattataggcaattagcaagacacccccaataaaggagtggttctgcaggtggtgaccacagaccacttctcagttcctatgcttcctggctgatgttttggtcacttttgaatgctggcggtgctttcactctagtggtagcatgagatggagtctacaacccacacaagtggctcaggtagtgcagctaatccaggatggcacatcaatgcgagctgtggcaagaaggtttgctgtgtctgtcagcgtagtgtccagagcatggaggcgctaccaggagacaggccagtacatcaggagatgtggaggaggctgtaggagggcaacaacccagcagcaggaccgctatctccgcctttgtgcaagaaggagtaggaggagcactgccagagccctgcaaaatgacctccagcaggccacaaatgtgcatgtgtctgctcaaacggtcagaaacagactccatgagggtggtatgagggcccgacgtccacaggtgggggttgtgcttacagcccaacaccgtgcaggacgtttggcatttgccagagaacaccaagattggcaaattcgccactggcgccctgtgctcttcacagatgaaagcaggttcacactgagcacatgtgacagacgtgacagtctggagacgccgtggagaacgttctgctgcctgcatcatcctccagcatgaccggtttggcggtgggtcagtcatggtgtggcatttctttggggggccgcacagccctccatgggctcgccagaggtagcctgactgccattaggtaccgagatgagatcctcagaccccttgtgagaccatatgctggtgcggttggccctgggttcctcctaatgcaagacaatgctagacctcatgtggctggagtgtgtcagcagttcctgcaagaggaaggcattgatgctatggactggcccgcccgttccccagacctgaatccaattgagcacatctgggacatcatgtctcgctccatccaccaacgccacgttgcaccacagactgtccaggagttggcggatgctttagtccaggtctgggaggagatccctcaggagaccatccgccacctcatcaggagcatgcccaggcgttgtagggaggtcatacaggcacgtggaggccacacacactactgagcctcattttgacttgttttatggacattacatcaaagttggatcagcctgtagtgtggttttccactttaattttgagtgtgactccaaatccagacctccatgggttgataaatttgatttccattgataatctttgtgtgattttgttgtcagcacattcaactatgtaaagaaaaaagtatttaataagaatagttcattcattcagatctaggatgtgttattttagtgttccctttatgtttttgagcagtgtatatatatatatggatgtgcgatggccgtgcggcataggcaagatggaatagatggtataaaatactgtatatacatatgagatgagtaatgtaagatatgtaaacattattaaagtgtcattatttaaagtgactagtgagaCCATTATTAAATcactttattaaagtggccagtgatttgagtctgtatataggcagcagcctctctatgttagtgatggctgttttaaCAGTTTGATGGCTTTGAtattgaagctgtttttcagtctctcggtcccagctttgatgcactgtactgacatcgccttctggatgatagcgagtTGAACAGGTTAcaggtccttgattatctttttggccttcctgtgacatcgggtgctgtaggtgtcctggagtgcaggtagtttgcccctggtaatgcgttgtgcagaccgcactacactttagagagccttgcggttgagggcggtgcagttgccgtaccaggcggtgatacaccctgacaggatgctctcgattgtgcatctgtagaagtttgtgagggttttaggtgacaccTGACACTTGTcacctgttgcgccttcttcacgatgctgtctgtgtgggtggaccatttcagtttgtccgtgatgtgtatgccgaggaacttaaaactttccaccttcattactgtcccgtcgatgtagataggggggtgctcccgctGCTGTATCCTGAagtacacatgttgtattcggcgcatgtgacaaatataatttgatttaatTCAGACGGAAGACAGCAGATccaaaggttaaggttaggcaataGAGAAATTTAAATTGCTTAAGGTTAGAGTAAGGGTAGCTTTGATTCCAGCCGATTTTTCTCAAGCCATTCTCAAATGAGAATACAGTGTTGAGATGTGGTACCGTGAGACTACAGTAAGGGGTAAGTAAGGGTTAGGGTCATTATCAGATGATTAACCTTTGATGATGCTCATGATCAATGGCCCCATTTATACCAGGTGCTAACGTGTCCTCTCTCCTGATCTTGCCCatattctgattgtgcccataaCTTTAAAAGTGTTGACGATTAAAATAATTGATTGCAATCAGATCTTCCCAAGTATTTCAGAAGTAGTTGGACAAATTGATTGGTTGGATTAAAGCTCATTGGTCAGAGCTTAGTAAAGGTTAGTGGGGTCTGAGGTGGATGGGGGGCGTCAGACGCGGGTTGCGACCCGCAAGGTTTCCAGTTCGAACCAAAGTTTCAACTTTTTCCCCGCCAACATTACCCAACATACTTCACTAATCACATTTCTAATTTATTAACATTCTAAGTGCCTCAACAGCAGTTGACTATGCACTGAGATAGAGGGTCACAGGTCCTAATCTTGCCGATGCCCTTTCTCAAAAAAGAGATGAAGTCACTTCATCAATGGTAGAAGGCATAGATTTCAGCTTTATTGGTATTCACATTTTTTTTCAATTAGTTATTTGACATGTACAGTGCTGCAGGTGAAATGAATATTACATAAATATATAGATTCAGATGATGCAAAAGAAGCATTAGGATCTCCCAACAGAAAACACATTTTGTTCATAATCAAACCAAAGGATTGACTGAAAGACTGATGTTACAAGATGTTACTGTAACTCAAGTGAAATTTCACCATTGTTACCGATACTGACATCATATTTCGAAGGAAAGAATCCAGGTACACCTAGTTTGTACATACGTTGGTATTCCTTGTATTTCTTTCAAGCTGGAAGCATTGTGAACTGCAACATTGACCATATCCAAGGCATTGGATTTCTGTGTTCGACGTAACTTAGAAGGCTATCGCAGTTTTATTGTTATGAAATacagtgcactcggaaagtattcagaccccttgactttttccacattttgttacgttacagccttactctaaaatggacaCATACATTAtctcccctcatcaatttacacgcaataccccacaatgacaaagcaaaaacaggtttatcaaatgtataaaacaaacaaaatactgtatttacataagtattcagacccttcgctatgagactcaaaattgagctcaggagcatcctgtttccattgatcatccttgatgtttctacaacctgatgattggagtccacctgtgatatattcaattgattggacatgatttggtaaggcacacccctgtctatataaggtcccacagctgacagtgcgtgtcagagcaaaaaccaggccatgatgtcgaaggaattgtccgtagagctccgagacaggattgtgtcaaggcacagatctggggaagggtaccaaaaaatgtctgcagcattaaaggtccccaagaacacagtggcctccataattcttaaatggaagaagtttgcaaccaccaagaatcttcctagcgttggccgcccggccaaaatgagcaatcgggggagaagagcggtgaccaagaacccgatggtcactctgacagagctccagagttcctctgtggagataggagaaccttccagaagcacaaccatctctgcagcactcctccaatcaggcctttatggtagagtggccaaagccactcctcagtaaaaggcacatgtttgcctaaaggcacctaaaggactcagaccatgagaaacaagattctctggtctgatgaaaaccaagattgaacattttggcctgaatgccaagcgtcacgtctgaaggaaacctggcactatccctacggtgaagcatgggggtggcagtatcatgctgtggggatgtttttcaggggcagggactgggagacttgtcagaattgagggaaagatgaatggagcaaagtacagagaaatccttgatgaaaacctgctccagcgcactcaggacctcagactggggtgaaggttcaccttccaacaggacaacgcaggaatggcttcggaacaagtctctgaatggcctTGAGTGAttcttgaaccagatcgaactctggagagagacctgaacatagctgtgcatcgacgctccccatccaacatgagagcttttgaggatctgcagagaagaatgggagaaactccccaaatacaagcctgtagcgtcatacccaagaaaactcgagactaaaaacctgtttttgctttgtcattatggggtattgtgtgtagattgagggggaaaaaacaattgaatccattttagaataaggctgtaacgtaacaaaatgtggaaaaagtcaaggggtctgaatactttccgaatgcattgtatacagtatatactgtagtgcTAGCTGTCTTCTGCATAGTAAAACATGACTTTTATCAACCAATTTATTGGAGTCAAAATCAAGCTTAATGGAAAACAACTTTTGTATGTATTGTTTTTTGCAGCTTTATCTATAAGTTGTTAAAACATTTAGCTGAAGCAGTGATAAGTGATCTGTTTCTAAACCCTCCACCTCCCAGTTCTTAGATTAAGGAATTCAGTATGGGGAAAAAATTGGGTCACCGCTAAAATGGGCCCACAAACTAGGTTTGGTTTGCTACTAGCaaactcccttaaaagaccttagcttgaaaaacaagaaaaaagcagcaatattacggtttgtccctcttgagatgCCGTAGCAACAACTTAGCCAATAACACTTCCTCAAAAGAGTCAAAGATAAATCAAAGATAAATCAAGAATTATTAGTAATTAATGTTGGCATTTTTGCTGAGGAGGTCTTagtaattttacatctaactaagatgtttggtgcagtatttctcatgtgagaaaatgtgcatgaaaatctgtcgtcTCTCATTCAAGAATCCTGTCTATAGTTCCCACTGCTACTAGGAGTAGCACCAATCACCGACAAAGGGGCATATACTCGGGCTACCGAACTTAAACTTGCCTCAAGAAAAATGTTTGTGTGCGcgaaaaaaaaaagacaaaacaaagaataacgtcacaaaatgttgttGTAATATACGCGCAAACTGTTTCGACGGAGGCATTCGACAGGCTTTTAAATTTGTTTACAGAATTTTTGGGATGGTTCAAGAGATTAATCTCTCAACCCAGATTAGTGCAAATGTCATTATAAACAGTATTTGTTGCTTTTAACTAGAATGGATTTTTGGTGTCGCATTTAAAGCACACCACCACATTTTTTGCTGAGCAAACCTAATGCCCTGCCAGCTGAATTCTCACTTGAGATACACATTCCAAACTTCAGCAATTCCAAACTTCAGCAAAACTTGATTTTCCAGTCAAATAATGTCCACTTGTTCTTTGTGGTGTATACAATAGCACCCTAATTAACGCTCTGGAAATGTACCATGTTGCCCAGCCTAGACTAATGCACCTTTTAAAGCTTCTTGAACATCGTTTGTGGTAGGGTGGGAACTGACGTGCTATGACTAAAACTCACTAATATCGCATTCTATCAAATAAACGTCATAAGAAGAAAGCCCATCAAACATATTGTGCTTGTATTAGCATTCATTAAGGACTTTGGCAGTTGTGGTCCCCtattccaaacaactcaactctCTGTTGTGAGTATGTGTGTCTTTGGCCTGTTAAAATAGCATCGTACTATTAAGAAGCCATTTGCTCttaataaaaataacatggccTTTTAGAGTTGCATATTTGTGCTGTAAATTCTATGGGGCAGATGGCAGTAGTTCATCATTGGATAGAAGACAGTACGTAAAAACCAGGGTGCTTGGTCCTAAGAACATTTTGGCCAAAACAAAAGGTATTTGTGAACCCAGCACACTTTTTGTGCCCAGAAGAAAAGTCACGGTAAAAGTGTGTGAATCCGTCCTAATGTCCTGATTTACTCATGGCATGCGGACCTAGCCAGCCCTCAGGAATGTCCTATTGTCATTGGCATtcaaattcacaaaatgggaggACGCTGAACCTCTGTAAAACATTCCTCGAGCATCATTTTGTCAAAGTGACCGTAGTCAGGTCCTAGGATGCTGCAGCTCGTGGGCAGACCTGCTTAATggtagggccgggacgataccagtatcgcgatattctttccatggcaaaaatgaaaacacgaagctctttggtcctttaaaaacctgctgtatgtaaaatattgtgtgctatagcttggaaaataaatgaaCGGGACTCTGGATAACAACATaatgatttttgtttccaacatcagggctgAAGTTAAATTcgcttcatgttttgtttccttgccacgatactaacgaatatcgcgatactggtatcgtcccggacCTACTTCATGGGTAGTTTGAAGAATGAGTTTCCTTTGTTGGTGGATGTGGACCACAGGCCCCCTGGGACACCATTATCCAATATCCCTAACCTGGGAGCTTCTGCCTGAgaagacagatagagagggaggtgtgTACCTGCTGACCCCAGCAAACATTTCAAGTGAAAAACACTTGAGGGGCCAATTAATAATTTCCTACATAGGACCTGAAATTTGGCCCCAGGATGTGGCACGCgtcaagcaaaaaaaaaaaaaaaacggtatACTTTTACTGAAAGGCAGAACCGGTAATTTTCAAACCAGGATTCAATGATACTCTCCTGCTTTATTGGCTCCCAAGCCGGTTTAACCAAACACACCCCAACTCTCATCCTCTAGCTAACGATAGAGGGAAGCACATGGTCTAGATTGAATATGAGAGGAGTAGCCAAGGTCTTTGTCTGTTAGTCAAGGTCAAAATGTCACCAGATGAGTTACAACATCCAAGTATGTATTAATTAAACAGAAAAATGGCTTTGGACCATAGATTGGGATCAACATCTTGTCATCTCCAGCTGGTACATGTTCGTAGTGTTTTGTTTCACCCTGAATCTGAGTGCTGTCTGGTCTCCTGTCTTCTGGGCATCCATTTGTCCTCCTCTCCCCAGAGGGTCAAGGTGAATCCCAGAACAGAAATGCCTCTTGCACTGCCTCTGCCCCCCCTCATGGCACGTCACACTCAATGTAGGGGATGTCACTGTAGCGGCTGTCCACCTCCAGCCACTGCTGCACTGCCCGGGCCACAATCTCCTCCGACAGCCGCTGGGCATACTCCAGCAGGATGGGGTCCACCCGGGCAGAGTCTTTCCCTGACCCCGTCTCCGAGTGGACCAGCAGCGCATTCTCGCCCCATCGCTTCCCGTCCACCTTCTCCACCGAGTTGGCGTACTGGGTCGGATCGCTCTTCTTGGATTTGACGCATCCCATGATATAAATAGTGTAGCATTGATTTCAGGGAGCTGGTGAAGCAGGAGTGTGTCTGAGAGGGGCTTAGGCTTTGGTCGAGAAGTAACGCCTAGGAAGCCGATTCTTGTCTGGACCGAGCTTCACTGAAATAGTCCAGACGGTCAGccatcctcctgtactcccctaCACAGATCTTTTCCATATGCTGTAGGGAGAGAAAATAGGGAGAGaatttcagtgttttattttccatCAGAGGCAGCCTAAAAATACCAGATGGCAAAGGAAAGAATTGAGAGGCCTACTATTTTCACAGTGACTTAGCATTTTTCCCTCTGTTACCACCTATGCAGCAGTAGCTACACACTGGACACACCAGGTGATTTCAACATGGACCTTTGGgtcatatttggttgagacgttgatcaatgagatttcaaccttttATTCACCCATTCAAAAAGGAcagccagaagtttgttgaattcccaatgtgttatcactacgctttcaaccatctaaagcacaaccaaattccaatggaaaaacaatgtctgatttttggttaAGTTAAGTCATCTGAATGTGTTATCACTGCGCTTTCAACCATtaatctaatagcacaaccaaatgacctggattgcagttgagattagaCTGCATTAAAATTAcatagtgcaagtgatcaatgctgttcaagattctgcacagattattacagcaattgtgaagatttCCACAGACGTGCGACCTTCACATGCTATGTTGAACATGCAcgctttctatgattacataaaaatacatttatgGTTAGAAAACctcaatgtggccatggatgtgttactcattttaaggttgaatagaTACTGTTACATTCGTTTCTAAGATTGCCTTAACTtttggctatttactgtattacattACAAAAgtcatattgaattgtgtttggttgataaTGCAACCAAGTATCAACATTTAAAAGAGGTTAATCCTaatctttaacttttatttttggtttacTTGGAGACGTGAATCGAATATATAATTTGTTGACTTGTCAAAGTTATAAGGCTATTTAATGTATtgcaaaagtaatattgaattgtgcaTGGaagcaaatatcaacatttgaaggaaataaatatttttgttcagtatagttgtagagaaactggaattaaagccagatgAAGTTAATGGCACAAAAGATACAAACGCAAGATGTAAAGTGTTCGTCTCAtgcttcatgagctgaaataaaagcatgctgactgcaagaatgtccaccagggctgttgccagagaatgttcatttctctaccataagccattcttttagagagtttggcagtatgtccaaccggcctcacaaccgcagaccacgtgtaaccatgccagcccaggacctccatatccaccactggcacactggagaagtgtgttcttcacagatgaatcctggtttcaaatgtactgggcagatggcagacagcatagtgtgtatggcgttgtgtgagctagcggtttgttgatgtcaacgttgtgaacagagtgccccatggtggggttatggtatgggcaggcataagctacagacaacgaacacaattgcattttatcgatggcaatttgaatgcacagagataccgtgacgagatcctgaggcccattgtcgtgccattcatccggcGCCATCACCTCATGCACGGCCCcaagtcgcaaggatctgtacacaattcatggaagctgaaaatgtaccagttcttccatggcctgcgtaTTCACCAGacacgtcacccattgagcacacTTGGGATGCTCTAGATCGACGAGTACAACcgagtgttccagttcccgccaatatccagcaacttcgcacagccatcgaagaggagtgggacaacattctgcAAACCACAAGCAATAGCCTGAAtaactatgcaaaggagatgtgtcgcgctgcatgaggcaaacggtggtca encodes the following:
- the c14h2orf88 gene encoding small membrane A-kinase anchor protein; translated protein: MGCVKSKKSDPTQYANSVEKVDGKRWGENALLVHSETGSGKDSARVDPILLEYAQRLSEEIVARAVQQWLEVDSRYSDIPYIECDVP